The Candidatus Paceibacterota bacterium genome segment AGCGTGGCGTAGGCTTTCACCGCCTCGATGATCGCAGGCATGGTATTCTCGGTGCCTTCAGCCACGCGGCGCAGATTATCCAGTGCGCGCCGCACGGCGGCCTGGTCGCGCTCGCGCCGCACGCGGTTCAGGCGCTCCAGGTGTGCCTTCTCGCCTACGCGGTCGATATAGAGAGTGGGAACTTTGATCTCTTCGTTCATGAGGTAGTCATTGACGCCGACAATCGTGCGCTTATGCGTATCGATCTCTTGCTGGTAGCGATAGGCCGATTCGGCGATTTCGCGCTGGAAGAAGCCATTCTGAATGCAGGCCAGCACGCCGCCCAGCGACTCGATGCGCGCAATATAATCCATCGCCGCCTGCTCGGTCTGATCGGTCAGAGCCTCGACGAAATAGGAGCCGCCGAGCGGATCGACCGTATTGACCACGCCGCTTTCGGAGGCGATGATCTGCTGGGTGCGCAGGGCGATCAGCGCCGCCTGTTCCGTCGGCAGGGCCAGGGCCTCGTCGAGTGAGTTCGTGTGCAGCGAATTCGTGCCGCCGAGAACCGCCGCCAGGGCCTGGATGGCGGTGCGCACGATATTGTTATCCGGCTGCTGCGCGGTCAGGGAGACCCCGGCGGTCTGCGCGTGGCAGCGCAGCATCCAGGAGCGCGGATTTTTCGCGCCGTAGCGTTCGCGCATCAGCTTTGCCCACAGGCGACGCCCGGCGCGGAACTTGGCAATCTCCTCGAAGAAATCGTTATGCACGTCGAAGAAGAACGAGAGACGGGGCGCGAACTCATCAATGTGCAGTCCGCGCGCCAGCGCGGCCTCGACA includes the following:
- a CDS encoding methylmalonyl-CoA mutase family protein, with protein sequence VPRTSLEGTIQNDILKEFIAQKEFLFPPEPSMRLVTDTIEFGTREMPRWNTISISGYHIREAGATAVQELAFTLADGLTYVEAALARGLHIDEFAPRLSFFFDVHNDFFEEIAKFRAGRRLWAKLMRERYGAKNPRSWMLRCHAQTAGVSLTAQQPDNNIVRTAIQALAAVLGGTNSLHTNSLDEALALPTEQAALIALRTQQIIASESGVVNTVDPLGGSYFVEALTDQTEQAAMDYIARIESLGGVLACIQNGFFQREIAESAYRYQQEIDTHKRTIVGVNDYLMNEEIKVPTLYIDRVGEKAHLERLNRVRRERDQAAVRRALDNLRRVAEGTENTMPAIIEAVKAYATLGEIMDVFRSVFGEYMEPAVF